From Haloglomus litoreum, the proteins below share one genomic window:
- a CDS encoding class I SAM-dependent methyltransferase — MSDDRDRRTEPVPCVAVPREDGEATRAALAERDLVDGDHRITVADGRLYVPVTDPTAVPDGFDVVTHESPVREGQTLPEDILGWAPTYERLGRIVILDEDDPERARAAADAVMESSLPAETVVNRASKVKGETRVRDWDVLAGDGTEAVHREYGCEFLVDIAEVYFSPRLATERHRVVGQVDAEDHFFDMFAGVGPFVIPAAKRGARCVGVDLNPAAVRYLRENAERNGVADRVTAHEGDVRAVVDREDYDGWASRVVMNLPHSADEFLETAVRLAGDDCVLHYYDIQHEDDPFGPGEGAIREAAGDAYDVTVETRHEVRSYAPHELNVCLDVRLTR; from the coding sequence GTGAGCGACGACCGCGACCGCCGGACCGAGCCGGTCCCCTGCGTCGCCGTCCCGCGTGAGGACGGCGAGGCCACCCGTGCTGCCCTCGCCGAGCGCGACCTGGTGGACGGCGACCACCGCATCACCGTCGCCGACGGCCGGCTGTACGTGCCCGTCACCGACCCGACGGCCGTCCCCGACGGGTTCGACGTGGTCACCCACGAGTCCCCCGTCCGCGAGGGCCAGACGCTCCCCGAGGATATCCTCGGCTGGGCGCCGACATACGAGCGCCTCGGGAGGATCGTCATCCTCGACGAGGACGACCCCGAGCGCGCCCGCGCCGCGGCCGACGCGGTGATGGAGTCCTCGCTCCCGGCGGAGACGGTCGTCAACCGCGCCTCGAAGGTCAAGGGCGAGACGCGCGTCCGGGACTGGGACGTCCTCGCCGGCGACGGTACCGAGGCCGTCCACCGCGAGTACGGCTGCGAGTTCCTGGTCGATATCGCCGAGGTGTACTTCTCCCCGCGGCTCGCGACCGAGCGCCACCGTGTCGTCGGGCAGGTCGACGCCGAGGACCACTTCTTCGATATGTTCGCCGGCGTCGGGCCGTTCGTGATTCCCGCCGCGAAGCGCGGCGCACGCTGTGTCGGGGTGGACCTCAACCCCGCCGCCGTCCGCTACCTCCGCGAGAACGCCGAACGCAACGGGGTGGCCGACCGCGTCACCGCCCACGAGGGCGATGTCAGAGCGGTCGTCGACCGCGAGGACTACGACGGCTGGGCCTCGCGCGTGGTCATGAACCTCCCGCACTCGGCGGACGAGTTCCTCGAGACGGCCGTGCGGCTCGCTGGCGACGACTGCGTGCTCCACTACTACGACATCCAGCACGAGGACGACCCGTTCGGGCCCGGGGAGGGTGCCATCCGCGAGGCCGCCGGCGATGCGTACGACGTGACCGTCGAGACGCGCCACGAGGTCCGGTCGTACGCCCCCCACGAACTGAACGTCTGCCTCGATGTCCGATTGACGCGCTGA
- a CDS encoding IclR family transcriptional regulator produces MLSTSSSRHVKSVRTGFRIVEVLQNQDGAEITELAEHLDLAKSTVHNYLSTLESMGYVRNQNGTYRIGLRFLTHGMAARSTLGIREEVRAALSDVAEEISQAAWWIAEEQGRGIFVERAVPEGTQAVYGRIGKRSYLHTHGPGKAILAHLPEEYVRRIIDHHGLPVYTNRTITDSERLLEQLAEIRDRGYAFTDGETALGVQSIGVAFEDEQGCSHALGVFGYSHDFGGESLDEDIPMLLADRVEELSRTLTAARSER; encoded by the coding sequence ATGCTCTCGACATCGTCCTCTCGTCACGTCAAGTCCGTCCGGACGGGGTTTCGAATCGTCGAGGTTCTGCAGAACCAGGACGGCGCGGAGATCACCGAACTGGCCGAGCACCTCGACCTCGCGAAGAGTACCGTCCACAACTACCTGAGCACTCTCGAATCGATGGGCTACGTGCGGAACCAGAACGGGACGTACCGCATCGGGCTCCGGTTTCTGACCCACGGGATGGCCGCGAGGAGCACGCTCGGCATCAGGGAGGAAGTTCGGGCTGCTCTCTCCGACGTGGCCGAGGAGATCTCGCAGGCAGCGTGGTGGATCGCCGAGGAGCAGGGCCGAGGGATCTTCGTCGAGCGTGCCGTCCCCGAGGGCACGCAGGCGGTCTACGGCCGGATCGGGAAGCGGTCGTACCTCCACACGCACGGCCCCGGCAAGGCGATCCTCGCACACCTCCCCGAGGAGTACGTCCGTCGGATCATCGACCACCACGGGCTCCCGGTGTACACGAACCGGACGATAACGGACAGCGAGCGACTGCTGGAGCAACTGGCGGAGATCCGCGACCGAGGGTACGCCTTCACGGACGGGGAGACGGCGCTGGGCGTCCAGTCCATCGGCGTCGCGTTCGAGGACGAACAGGGCTGCTCGCACGCGCTCGGCGTGTTCGGCTACTCCCACGACTTCGGTGGCGAGAGCCTCGACGAGGACATCCCGATGCTGCTGGCGGACCGGGTCGAGGAACTCTCGCGCACGCTGACCGCGGCGAGGAGCGAGCGATGA
- a CDS encoding DNA adenine methylase yields the protein MALSAFPYVGGKTRLVDWVTDHLPNHTTYVEPFGGSAAVLLNKPRSAIEVYNDLDRDLVQFFEVARDRPEELIQWARRTPFSEELHAEYVQDFYEGERPDDPIARAGRFLFLRYSQFGGKYNSPRGFKRDSIATLSSEASAWANVPEHIEATCERLQGVSIQHNSFRAVIERYDSPSTVFYCDPPYLDKERTYRVDGFEHAGLAEALTDIEGYGLVSYTDRPEDLYTDWEEVTREYNHDSGKDDGRTKEVTERLLCNFDPEYAPTFVDASQQTLTEVSPDA from the coding sequence ATGGCGCTGAGTGCGTTCCCGTATGTCGGCGGGAAGACGCGGCTCGTCGACTGGGTGACCGACCACCTGCCCAACCACACCACGTACGTCGAGCCCTTCGGCGGCAGCGCGGCGGTCCTGCTGAACAAGCCCCGGAGTGCGATCGAGGTCTACAACGACCTGGACCGGGACCTCGTCCAGTTCTTCGAGGTCGCCCGCGACCGGCCCGAGGAGCTCATCCAGTGGGCCCGCCGGACGCCGTTCAGCGAAGAGCTCCACGCCGAGTATGTCCAGGACTTCTACGAGGGCGAGCGGCCCGACGACCCGATCGCACGAGCGGGCCGGTTCCTCTTCCTGCGGTACAGCCAGTTCGGTGGGAAGTACAACAGCCCGCGGGGCTTCAAGCGGGATTCGATTGCGACGCTCTCGAGCGAGGCCTCAGCGTGGGCGAACGTCCCCGAGCACATCGAGGCGACCTGCGAGCGGCTGCAGGGCGTCTCGATTCAGCACAACTCCTTCCGAGCCGTCATCGAGCGGTACGATTCCCCGAGTACGGTCTTCTACTGTGACCCGCCGTATCTCGACAAGGAGCGCACCTACCGTGTCGATGGCTTCGAACACGCGGGGCTCGCGGAGGCACTGACGGATATCGAGGGGTACGGGCTGGTCTCGTATACCGACCGGCCCGAGGACCTGTACACGGACTGGGAGGAAGTCACCCGCGAATACAACCACGACAGCGGGAAGGACGACGGCCGCACGAAGGAAGTCACCGAGCGGCTACTCTGTAACTTCGACCCCGAGTACGCGCCCACGTTCGTCGACGCCAGCCAGCAGACCCTGACGGAGGTGTCGCCTGATGCGTGA
- the dptF gene encoding DNA phosphorothioation-dependent restriction protein DptF: protein MDRREEVVFNALLDYCQRTNTETVSQVDVHNVGLPALEDAYPDVDAYGSQLKSAVQTLIKEDALEVTPDNEYRLSADAVEHTAEQPTQTATSTREQSETDEAKTPTATETSGGPTQKPQNETKAPPSSDEPSELETKSLYELLRSCQMGEAGAIVGGHIDKNELRKELYIETAEDDLLREFFVENYARDGKHLVITGSAGDGKSALLSRAFKEAQSTDVDLEPEHIHMDATASRGKHQTYDDTLADFLDAVSKCLDQEAGPRTGLAINLGLAIDFFERQGYKSEYGQVWEAIDACRNEPRYETDQVTVLNLGHRSTYSTAPDELGKGLLSKIVEKFAFDDPASPFYHAYQQANDRCPAVDHCPLHYNARQFTDPEIREEVVELIAATGLINNIYLNPRMILDLVSKIIVPESMQPVPDTDNECPVGRSANYGRQFDPDVVIWNALFERLGTHEDGNRGLLDPAAQAEKATDEEILSWGAGPSALNQALDDTPALEGKPLEARARTALRKEYVSGESNVRTARDWSWFQEFTGALTFFDPPQDRSGDPYKQDASSAVTTVTKALKGWTGRSDETDDWIEFVDGVQGDYKFLSKWEKPTPSLEASKSQTQTETIPGQLWIVLQPGGETLEIPVPITFGLYLLMKRISRGYRPNSRDLERSEGIRLIQSRLSEFTDKKDTVRIENKSDETVLRLERDAFETIQVRSGEL from the coding sequence ATGGACCGACGGGAGGAGGTGGTGTTCAATGCGCTCTTGGACTACTGCCAGCGCACCAACACAGAGACGGTGTCACAAGTCGATGTGCATAACGTCGGGCTCCCAGCGTTGGAGGATGCCTATCCTGACGTTGATGCCTATGGTAGTCAACTCAAATCAGCAGTTCAGACGCTGATCAAGGAGGACGCTCTCGAAGTAACACCAGATAATGAGTATCGGCTGTCTGCCGATGCTGTCGAGCACACTGCTGAGCAGCCAACGCAAACCGCGACATCAACAAGAGAGCAATCAGAGACAGACGAGGCTAAAACGCCGACTGCAACCGAAACGAGCGGCGGGCCGACGCAGAAGCCACAGAACGAGACGAAGGCTCCACCCTCTTCAGACGAACCCTCCGAGCTGGAGACGAAGTCACTGTATGAGCTTCTCCGGTCATGCCAGATGGGGGAAGCGGGGGCGATTGTCGGCGGGCACATTGACAAAAACGAGCTTCGAAAGGAGCTGTATATAGAGACGGCTGAAGACGACCTCCTCCGAGAGTTCTTTGTCGAAAACTACGCGAGAGACGGGAAACATCTCGTGATCACTGGCAGCGCAGGTGATGGGAAGAGCGCGCTGCTCTCACGAGCTTTCAAAGAGGCACAGTCGACCGACGTTGATCTGGAACCGGAGCATATCCACATGGACGCAACCGCGTCCCGTGGGAAGCATCAGACGTACGACGATACCCTTGCTGACTTTCTCGACGCGGTTTCGAAATGTCTCGATCAAGAAGCTGGGCCGCGAACCGGGCTCGCGATCAATCTGGGACTTGCAATCGATTTCTTCGAACGGCAGGGATACAAATCTGAATACGGCCAAGTCTGGGAGGCGATTGATGCCTGTCGAAATGAACCCCGATACGAGACTGATCAGGTAACTGTCCTGAACCTTGGCCACAGGTCGACGTACTCGACCGCCCCTGACGAACTCGGCAAGGGGCTCCTGTCGAAGATTGTGGAGAAATTCGCCTTTGATGACCCCGCGAGCCCGTTCTACCACGCCTACCAGCAAGCTAACGACCGCTGTCCCGCCGTTGATCACTGCCCTCTCCACTATAATGCTCGCCAGTTCACGGATCCAGAGATCAGAGAAGAAGTGGTCGAACTCATCGCTGCAACTGGTCTGATCAACAATATCTATCTGAACCCGCGGATGATTCTGGATCTCGTTTCTAAGATTATTGTCCCAGAATCGATGCAGCCGGTGCCTGATACCGATAATGAATGCCCTGTCGGCCGGTCGGCGAACTACGGCCGACAATTCGATCCGGATGTTGTAATCTGGAACGCGCTATTCGAACGTCTTGGCACCCACGAGGACGGAAACCGTGGGCTGCTTGATCCGGCAGCCCAGGCTGAGAAGGCGACTGATGAAGAGATCCTTAGCTGGGGAGCCGGCCCGAGTGCCCTGAATCAGGCGCTTGATGATACCCCAGCACTGGAAGGCAAGCCGCTCGAAGCTCGTGCCAGAACCGCCCTGAGGAAAGAATACGTCTCTGGTGAATCAAACGTCCGTACGGCGCGGGACTGGTCGTGGTTTCAGGAATTCACTGGCGCCCTCACATTCTTTGATCCTCCGCAGGACAGATCTGGCGACCCGTACAAACAAGACGCCAGCAGTGCCGTCACGACCGTGACGAAGGCGCTCAAGGGGTGGACTGGACGATCCGACGAGACCGATGACTGGATCGAATTCGTGGACGGAGTTCAGGGAGATTACAAATTCCTCTCGAAGTGGGAGAAACCAACGCCCAGTCTTGAAGCCTCGAAGTCTCAAACCCAGACGGAGACGATACCCGGGCAGCTTTGGATTGTGCTTCAGCCAGGGGGAGAGACGCTCGAGATCCCCGTCCCGATCACATTCGGATTGTACTTGCTGATGAAACGAATCAGCCGAGGATACAGACCCAATTCGCGTGATCTGGAGCGCTCGGAGGGCATCCGACTTATCCAATCCCGGCTGTCCGAATTCACTGACAAGAAAGATACGGTCCGTATTGAGAATAAGTCAGATGAGACGGTCCTCCGGCTCGAGCGCGACGCGTTCGAAACGATTCAGGTTCGTTCAGGTGAGCTGTAA
- a CDS encoding class I adenylate-forming enzyme family protein has product MTATVPPEGIRTVSDAVERMAAERGDETFLRHRDRTMSYAELDRTANAIADEFRAQGVGPGDHVGLFLYNSPEYVCTFFALAKLGAVATPIDTRFTGDTLAYVLSTSDIEIVLVDDQTRADYESVRSRVPGLGAEYFVSDPPVDSPYRDFESLLGGRTSPPEVSVEESDTVSLTYVQQHSTNQPRGVLMPQFSYVNTGWESCRTLFDYDEDDRIFTTLPLYSIFTFQLGVMGTLLAGGEFIIEDGFVPERFWDQIDRYDATVFLYLSRMLSVLYNQDIEPEGGETPAEVAVGASPGFASDEGLFRAFEDRFDITLLEGYGTTAVSTIAAYNSIDDRNLASVGKPPSYAELEIVDEDDWPVPTGEPGEIVVRPTRPNAMMTGYYGNPERTIEDCRNQWIHTGGIGYRDEDGYVHFVATKENSIYRGRIAGRISSLEIESVINALPGVETSAVVGVVNEGGGEEVKAVVVPEDGVDITPVDVCKRCEQQLPYLKVPRYIEIRSELPRTPSGKVSKEALREEATSGVWDRNSGYDLSR; this is encoded by the coding sequence ATGACCGCGACGGTTCCACCGGAGGGGATCCGGACGGTCAGCGACGCCGTAGAGCGGATGGCCGCCGAGCGGGGGGACGAGACCTTCCTCCGGCACCGGGATCGCACGATGTCCTACGCCGAACTCGACCGGACGGCCAACGCCATCGCCGACGAGTTCCGCGCGCAGGGCGTGGGCCCGGGCGACCACGTCGGACTCTTCCTCTACAACTCCCCCGAGTACGTCTGCACGTTCTTCGCGCTCGCGAAACTCGGCGCCGTCGCCACCCCGATCGACACCCGATTCACCGGAGATACCCTGGCCTACGTCCTCTCGACGTCGGACATCGAGATCGTGCTCGTCGACGACCAGACGCGGGCGGACTACGAGTCCGTCCGGAGCCGGGTCCCGGGACTGGGGGCGGAGTACTTCGTCTCCGACCCGCCAGTGGACAGCCCCTACCGGGACTTCGAGAGTCTGCTCGGCGGGCGGACGTCGCCCCCGGAGGTGTCGGTCGAGGAGTCCGACACCGTCTCGCTGACGTACGTCCAGCAGCACTCGACGAACCAGCCGAGGGGCGTGTTGATGCCGCAGTTCTCCTACGTGAACACGGGCTGGGAGTCGTGTCGGACCCTGTTCGACTACGACGAGGACGACCGGATCTTCACCACGCTCCCGCTGTACAGCATCTTCACCTTCCAGCTCGGCGTGATGGGAACACTCCTCGCGGGCGGGGAGTTCATCATCGAGGACGGGTTCGTCCCGGAGCGTTTCTGGGACCAGATCGACCGCTACGACGCCACGGTCTTCCTCTATCTCAGCCGGATGCTCTCGGTGCTGTACAACCAGGACATCGAACCCGAGGGGGGCGAGACCCCCGCCGAGGTCGCGGTCGGCGCCAGCCCGGGCTTCGCCTCGGACGAGGGGCTCTTCCGGGCGTTCGAGGACCGGTTCGACATCACCCTCCTGGAGGGGTACGGGACGACGGCGGTCTCGACCATCGCCGCCTACAACAGCATCGACGACCGCAACCTCGCGAGCGTCGGGAAACCACCATCCTACGCCGAACTCGAGATCGTCGACGAGGACGACTGGCCGGTCCCGACCGGCGAGCCCGGCGAGATCGTCGTCCGGCCGACGCGCCCGAACGCGATGATGACTGGCTACTACGGCAATCCCGAGCGCACCATCGAGGACTGCCGGAACCAGTGGATCCACACCGGCGGGATCGGCTACCGCGACGAGGACGGCTACGTCCACTTCGTCGCGACCAAGGAGAACTCCATCTACCGCGGCCGGATCGCCGGGCGCATCTCCTCGCTCGAGATCGAGAGCGTCATCAACGCCCTGCCCGGCGTCGAGACCTCCGCCGTGGTCGGCGTCGTCAACGAGGGCGGCGGCGAGGAGGTCAAGGCCGTGGTGGTCCCCGAGGACGGGGTCGACATCACGCCCGTCGATGTCTGCAAGCGCTGCGAGCAACAGCTGCCCTACCTGAAGGTCCCCCGCTACATCGAGATCCGGTCGGAGTTACCCCGGACGCCCTCGGGCAAGGTCAGCAAGGAGGCCCTGCGCGAGGAGGCTACAAGCGGCGTTTGGGACCGCAATAGCGGCTACGATCTGAGCCGCTGA
- the dptG gene encoding DNA phosphorothioation-dependent restriction protein DptG, with protein sequence MSLEQDSTPDFKDSVNRVLEEAFFPTSPAATLRESIFSEILAGVLGASPSTEDLDELREAMEAHEAVPDEATAEQIWEVFEASYTTTGERGARGKKAKRYVLPFHPSIAKAIKPKETRNWGKWYRMLMTETDPVALNTSLHDSFVTRLEEMEASNLFEQIFIDAAHELQPGTASQQADPDPIKPYVASCATRFQEDLRVWLDDEYDSPTNWLQSTKDLFCFHFMMYYLQLSINLRAEFQAAADGELETFEPRIREIYFGLWDERATHDRRFSKEWRERDDQGLERFVYDSWGRLAALRLINDAIPESQTSAEQPVYTLSEAVEELSETQQQQCAAEIATFANFEDSGTMDLPTAAVRLVHAVRRYYESRSKSNQTPISMGVNVIRQLGEGQDRRYYRTQRKVGPTLRLNRSALRFFARLFASGQDDKHYEQFLDYLRQRGIYLDSQSQNVALEELDEMGLIDRQSDSGGSVYVRAI encoded by the coding sequence ATGTCACTGGAACAAGATTCGACACCGGATTTCAAGGACTCGGTCAATCGGGTCCTTGAGGAGGCGTTTTTCCCCACATCCCCAGCAGCGACTCTCAGGGAGTCGATTTTCTCGGAGATTCTAGCTGGCGTACTCGGGGCCTCCCCTTCGACTGAAGATCTCGATGAACTCAGAGAGGCGATGGAGGCACATGAGGCCGTGCCAGATGAAGCGACAGCAGAGCAAATTTGGGAGGTGTTTGAGGCGTCATATACTACCACTGGCGAACGCGGCGCACGAGGCAAGAAGGCTAAACGGTACGTTCTGCCTTTCCACCCTTCTATAGCGAAGGCAATCAAGCCCAAGGAGACGCGCAACTGGGGGAAATGGTACCGGATGTTGATGACGGAGACGGATCCGGTGGCCCTCAACACGTCACTGCATGACTCCTTTGTCACTCGTTTAGAGGAAATGGAGGCCTCGAATCTGTTCGAGCAGATCTTCATTGATGCTGCACACGAACTTCAGCCTGGCACTGCCAGCCAACAGGCGGATCCGGATCCGATCAAGCCATACGTAGCATCTTGCGCGACCCGATTTCAGGAGGATCTTCGAGTCTGGTTGGATGACGAGTACGACTCCCCAACGAACTGGCTCCAGTCGACCAAGGATCTGTTTTGTTTCCACTTCATGATGTACTATCTTCAGCTCTCAATCAATCTCCGAGCAGAATTCCAGGCAGCTGCCGATGGAGAGTTGGAAACATTCGAACCGAGAATTAGAGAGATCTACTTCGGACTATGGGACGAGCGGGCGACTCATGATCGCCGATTCTCCAAGGAGTGGCGGGAACGCGACGACCAGGGGCTTGAGCGGTTCGTCTATGACTCGTGGGGACGTCTGGCTGCTCTACGTCTAATCAATGACGCTATCCCGGAGTCACAGACCTCTGCTGAGCAGCCTGTCTATACTCTCTCCGAAGCCGTGGAGGAACTCTCGGAGACACAACAACAGCAGTGCGCCGCTGAAATCGCTACTTTCGCAAACTTCGAGGATTCCGGGACGATGGACCTCCCGACAGCAGCTGTCCGGTTGGTTCATGCCGTTCGTCGGTATTACGAATCCCGCTCGAAATCGAATCAGACGCCCATCAGCATGGGTGTCAATGTGATTCGACAGCTGGGCGAAGGCCAAGATCGCCGGTACTACAGAACACAGCGGAAGGTTGGGCCAACACTTCGTCTTAATCGGAGTGCGCTACGGTTTTTCGCTCGACTATTCGCCTCGGGACAGGACGACAAGCACTACGAACAGTTCCTCGACTACTTGCGGCAACGGGGCATCTACCTCGACTCACAGTCGCAGAATGTTGCGCTCGAGGAACTAGACGAGATGGGGCTCATCGACCGACAGAGTGACAGCGGAGGTTCAGTTTATGTCAGGGCAATTTGA